The DNA region GAGAAGAAATTCTTAACATTTTTATGTTAAGATTTCTCAATCTCCTTTTAACTACACACAATCAGTAAAGCATATGCTTTAtcaatagaaaagaaaaagtaaatcaTAGAACTGTTCCACAGACCAAAAGGACAAAACAAGGTGTCTTCCAAAATACATGTCCCAGCGTAGATCCCACCAAGagattaaaaatatgaaaaaggtAAGCCATAAAAAACAGCCCCCCACAATCCTTAGCCTTTGCATCCTTCCCATCAAATATAACAAAGACTTCTCCTTGCCCCTTTCTGCACGGGTATCAACATGTATAACAAGCATGTACATCTTAGCATGGTCATAATTACATTACTCTGTCTTGAAAACATACCCATGACAAAGTCCTTGTTAGATGGCTTTTGATCCAATCAGCACAATCATCCAATTAATGATAGATATTGGGGGGGGAGaactatgaaaaaattatacagGTATAGGATTAAGAATGATATCATATTGGTTCTAGGACTCAGAAATCTCCACAGTGGAAACCATGAAGCTCAAAACCTATCAGTTCAGTGATTGTCAAATGTCATAATCCAGTGGTTGTACCAGATCTTGCTCCCTTCATAGCACATGTAAAACTTGAAAAATGATAATTACTCACCTCGGGTCCCATTCTATCATGTGCATCCGCAGCATTAGAAAGTGATTTGAATCTCTCATTCGCTATCCTCGACCTTCCATCCCAATGAGTATTACGCCAGCCTCTGCCAGACGATGACCTTGAATATCTGTAAGAGGAAGGTTCTGAGAGAAGCTGCATACCATTTTCAGAGTGAGCTGCTTCATGTCCCAATCGGGAGAAACTTGGAGTGGCTCTATATGAAGATGTAGCTCTTCGACAGTAATTCCCATGACCTTCACACGTGGTCTGCGCATAGATACCATGAGGATATTGTGGAGGTGATGGAAAGGGATTTCTGCTTGGTATGGAATTAAGGTGTACGTGACCAATATCTGCAGTACTTGCTCCAACAAGATGCTGATTCCTCTCATGGCTCATTCCATTGATTTCTGGAATTATAATTGGTCAATTCTCATAACAGTGGCATAAAAGTGAAGAAGAGTAATATTTATATCTTAACTGACCTGGCCAATGTTTTCTggaattataataaataagttGGTAAATTCTCAGAAGAGTGGCATAATATAATAGTGAAGAAGAATAATTATATTCATGTCTTAACTGACCTGAAGCCAGAAACCTTCCGTATGCAGCAGGAGGTGGAGTGGCATGGTTCTGATTATGAGTGTTTACATCAGCATTTGTATAAGTAACGTCTAGTGTTCCAGATTGGCTGGCCAAATGAGTCACTGGATGGTAATGATGAGAagtttgatttgatatataAGTTCTCCCTATGGTGGGTTCCAAATCCAGTCTAGATCGGCTTCTCACATTCCTTAGAGAATCTTCACTGCCAAACAGGGGGCTGCCACCCCTGTAGGGAGGGAAGCCAATGGAACTTGAAGTATAGTTTTCACAGTCTGAAGTTGATTTCCCTGGATGAGATTCAGAAGAACCAGAGGAACTTCCAGCAACGTAAAATCTGCTTGTGCTGCCTCTATCACAGGCTAAAGAAAGGCCTgggctttttcttttgaaaggaCTTCTTCCAGTGCCCATTGTAGGATCTAATACACCACCTTGCACTTCTTGGATGTTGTGCCCGTTATAGTAACTTAAATGAGCATGGCTGGCACTATTCTCTGGGTGCAGATAAGCTGGAGAGAGTGGAAAGGGATCACATGATGATCTTGAATCAGCCACTGGAAAATGTGGACCTTCCACTCTAACACCAG from Castanea sativa cultivar Marrone di Chiusa Pesio chromosome 6, ASM4071231v1 includes:
- the LOC142638963 gene encoding uncharacterized protein LOC142638963 isoform X2, giving the protein MGHRHFSNSLQMPEFEMDQDFHHSRGTSEQSYIHMGRAVAPENGSIVYPMENTLMSGVYCASYRNLECRPVQHSFSGVRVEGPHFPVADSRSSCDPFPLSPAYLHPENSASHAHLSYYNGHNIQEVQGGVLDPTMGTGRSPFKRKSPGLSLACDRGSTSRFYVAGSSSGSSESHPGKSTSDCENYTSSSIGFPPYRGGSPLFGSEDSLRNVRSRSRLDLEPTIGRTYISNQTSHHYHPVTHLASQSGTLDVTYTNADVNTHNQNHATPPPAAYGRFLASEINGMSHERNQHLVGASTADIGHVHLNSIPSRNPFPSPPQYPHGIYAQTTCEGHGNYCRRATSSYRATPSFSRLGHEAAHSENGMQLLSEPSSYRYSRSSSGRGWRNTHWDGRSRIANERFKSLSNAADAHDRMGPEAIMMADHSPMHGSRNLIDRYRDMRLDVDNMNYEELLALGERIGHVSTGLSENMISKCLMEKPYSSSELNLEDRCAICLEEYKIEEELVKVKNCGHEYHVDCIKKWLLIKNACPICKAPALPDSLNAQ
- the LOC142638963 gene encoding uncharacterized protein LOC142638963 isoform X1, with amino-acid sequence MGHRHFSNSLQMPEFEMDQDFHHSRGTSEQSYIHMAGRAVAPENGSIVYPMENTLMSGVYCASYRNLECRPVQHSFSGVRVEGPHFPVADSRSSCDPFPLSPAYLHPENSASHAHLSYYNGHNIQEVQGGVLDPTMGTGRSPFKRKSPGLSLACDRGSTSRFYVAGSSSGSSESHPGKSTSDCENYTSSSIGFPPYRGGSPLFGSEDSLRNVRSRSRLDLEPTIGRTYISNQTSHHYHPVTHLASQSGTLDVTYTNADVNTHNQNHATPPPAAYGRFLASEINGMSHERNQHLVGASTADIGHVHLNSIPSRNPFPSPPQYPHGIYAQTTCEGHGNYCRRATSSYRATPSFSRLGHEAAHSENGMQLLSEPSSYRYSRSSSGRGWRNTHWDGRSRIANERFKSLSNAADAHDRMGPEAIMMADHSPMHGSRNLIDRYRDMRLDVDNMNYEELLALGERIGHVSTGLSENMISKCLMEKPYSSSELNLEDRCAICLEEYKIEEELVKVKNCGHEYHVDCIKKWLLIKNACPICKAPALPDSLNAQ